In a genomic window of Occallatibacter riparius:
- a CDS encoding four helix bundle protein: protein MSRTRHYRDLIAWQKAMDLARVVYRDTEQFPKSETFGLRMSMCRSAVHVASYIAAAHGRLNDPEMKKGLGSARATLNELETQTELAGSLQLFPANAAEDILERCSEVGRLINGLLGVLDP from the coding sequence ATGAGCAGAACACGCCATTACCGCGACCTCATCGCCTGGCAAAAAGCGATGGATTTGGCGCGCGTCGTATATCGCGACACGGAACAGTTCCCGAAGAGCGAAACCTTCGGCCTGCGCATGTCGATGTGCCGATCCGCCGTGCACGTAGCAAGTTACATCGCAGCCGCGCACGGCCGCCTGAACGATCCCGAAATGAAGAAAGGCCTCGGATCCGCCCGCGCCACGCTGAACGAGCTCGAAACACAGACTGAATTAGCCGGTAGTCTGCAGCTCTTCCCTGCGAACGCGGCAGAGGACATCCTCGAACGTTGCTCCGAAGTTGGTCGCCTCATCAATGGACTCCTGGGCGTACTGGATCCCTAA